The following proteins come from a genomic window of Bradyrhizobium paxllaeri:
- a CDS encoding ABC transporter substrate-binding protein has translation MRKGFFQLATGTALALALSVSTASAQKKYDTGASDTEIKIGQTNPFSGPASAYATIGKTQAAYIKMINDQGGVNGRKINLIQYDDAYSPPKAVEQVRKLVESDEVLLTFQLLGTPSNAAVQKYLNSKKVPQLFAATGASKFTDPKNFPWTMGFNPNYFVEGRIYGQYIIKEYPNAKIGVLYQNDDLGKDYLNGIKAGLGDKAAKMIVAEASYEVSDPTIDSQILKIKDAGADLFFSATTPKQAAQAIKKIYELNWKPVHILDINATSVGAVMKPAGLEASKGVISVNYGKDPLDPTWKDDPGMKKYFEFMAKYYPDGDKDSSFNSYGYMTTQLLIHVLKACGDNLTRENVLKQATSLKNVQLDLLLPGITANTAPDDYRVNKQLQMMRFNGERWEMFGPILEDKGPAG, from the coding sequence ATGAGGAAGGGTTTTTTCCAACTGGCCACCGGCACGGCGCTCGCTCTTGCGCTGTCGGTCTCTACGGCGTCCGCGCAAAAAAAATACGACACCGGCGCGAGCGACACCGAGATCAAGATCGGCCAGACCAATCCATTTTCGGGACCGGCCTCCGCCTATGCCACCATCGGCAAGACCCAGGCCGCCTATATCAAGATGATCAACGACCAGGGCGGCGTGAACGGCCGCAAGATCAATCTGATCCAGTATGACGACGCCTACTCGCCGCCGAAGGCCGTCGAGCAGGTGCGCAAGCTGGTCGAAAGCGATGAGGTGCTGCTCACCTTCCAACTGCTGGGCACGCCCTCGAATGCAGCCGTGCAGAAATATCTCAACAGCAAGAAGGTGCCGCAGCTGTTCGCCGCGACCGGCGCCTCGAAGTTCACCGATCCGAAGAATTTTCCATGGACGATGGGCTTCAACCCGAACTACTTCGTCGAGGGCCGCATCTACGGCCAGTACATCATCAAGGAATATCCGAACGCCAAGATCGGCGTGCTCTATCAGAACGACGATCTCGGCAAGGATTATTTGAACGGCATCAAGGCCGGCCTCGGCGACAAGGCGGCGAAGATGATCGTGGCGGAAGCCTCCTACGAAGTCTCCGACCCGACCATCGATTCGCAGATCCTCAAGATCAAGGACGCCGGCGCGGACCTGTTCTTCTCGGCGACCACGCCGAAACAGGCGGCGCAGGCGATCAAGAAGATTTATGAGCTCAACTGGAAGCCGGTGCACATCCTCGATATCAACGCCACTTCGGTCGGCGCCGTCATGAAACCGGCGGGGCTCGAAGCCTCCAAGGGCGTGATCAGCGTCAACTATGGCAAGGACCCGCTCGATCCGACCTGGAAGGACGATCCGGGCATGAAGAAGTATTTCGAATTCATGGCGAAGTACTATCCAGACGGCGACAAGGATTCGAGCTTCAACTCCTATGGCTACATGACCACGCAATTGCTGATCCATGTGCTCAAGGCATGTGGCGACAATCTGACCCGCGAGAACGTGCTGAAGCAGGCCACCAGCCTGAAGAACGTTCAGCTCGATCTCCTGCTGCCGGGCATCACCGCCAACACGGCGCCGGACGATTATCGCGTCAACAAGCAGTTGCAGATGATGCGGTTTAACGGCGAGCGTTGGGAAATGTTCGGCCCGATCCTCGAGGACAAGGGTCCCGCGGGCTAG
- a CDS encoding ABC transporter substrate-binding protein has translation MRSGILHLLAGAAVAVALSATSASAQKKYDTGATDIEIKIGQTVPFSGPASAYAGIGKTQAAYMRMINEQGGINGRKVNLIQYDDAYSPPKAVEQVRKLVEGDEVLLTFQIIGTPSNAAVQKYLNAKKVPQLLAATGASKFTDPKNFPWTMGFNPNYQSEGRIYGQYILKNHPNAKIGILYQNDDLGRDYITGLKEALGGKAASMIVAEASYELTDPTIDSQIVRLKAAGADLLYDASTPKFAAQAIKKVADLGWKPVHILDINASPVSATLKPAGLDISKDIISTNYGKDPGDPQWKDDEGMKAYFAFMDKYYPEGDKLNTVNTYGYSTAELLVKILKQCGDDLTRENIMKQAANLKNVTGSLSLPGMVTNTSPTDYRINKQMQMMKFNGERWELFGPIIEDAGPAG, from the coding sequence ATGAGAAGTGGCATTCTTCATCTGCTTGCAGGCGCGGCGGTTGCGGTCGCGTTGTCGGCGACATCTGCAAGTGCGCAGAAGAAATACGATACCGGCGCCACCGACATCGAGATCAAGATCGGCCAGACCGTTCCGTTCTCGGGCCCTGCATCCGCCTATGCCGGCATCGGCAAGACGCAGGCGGCCTATATGCGGATGATCAACGAGCAGGGCGGCATCAACGGCCGCAAGGTCAACCTGATCCAGTATGACGACGCCTATTCGCCGCCGAAGGCGGTGGAGCAGGTGCGCAAACTCGTCGAAGGCGACGAGGTGCTGCTGACCTTCCAGATCATCGGCACGCCGTCGAACGCCGCCGTGCAGAAATATCTCAACGCCAAGAAAGTGCCGCAGCTATTGGCGGCGACGGGCGCATCGAAATTCACAGACCCGAAGAACTTCCCGTGGACAATGGGCTTCAATCCCAATTATCAGTCCGAGGGGCGCATCTACGGCCAGTACATTCTGAAGAACCATCCCAATGCCAAGATCGGTATCCTCTATCAGAACGACGATCTCGGCCGCGACTACATCACCGGCCTGAAAGAGGCGCTCGGCGGCAAGGCGGCGTCGATGATCGTCGCCGAAGCCTCCTATGAATTGACCGATCCGACCATCGACTCACAGATCGTCAGATTGAAGGCCGCCGGCGCCGACCTGCTCTACGACGCATCGACGCCGAAATTCGCGGCGCAGGCGATCAAGAAGGTTGCCGATCTCGGCTGGAAGCCGGTCCACATCCTCGACATTAATGCGAGCCCGGTGTCGGCAACGCTGAAGCCTGCCGGCCTCGACATCTCCAAGGACATCATCTCGACCAATTACGGCAAGGACCCCGGCGATCCGCAGTGGAAGGACGACGAGGGCATGAAGGCCTATTTTGCCTTCATGGACAAATATTATCCGGAGGGCGACAAGCTCAACACCGTCAACACCTACGGCTATTCGACCGCGGAATTGCTGGTGAAGATCCTCAAGCAATGCGGCGACGATCTCACCCGCGAAAACATCATGAAGCAGGCGGCCAATCTGAAGAACGTCACCGGCAGCCTGTCGCTGCCCGGCATGGTCACCAACACCTCGCCGACCGATTATCGCATCAACAAGCAGATGCAGATGATGAAGTTCAACGGCGAGCGCTGGGAACTGTTCGGTCCCATCATCGAGGATGCCGGCCCGGCCGGTTAG
- a CDS encoding DUF1304 domain-containing protein, with amino-acid sequence MIFIANALVAVVAALHGFFLVLEMFLWDKPLGLKIFRNTIEKAGDSKVLAANQGLYNGFLAAGLVWGLIHPNPAFAFQIEVFFLLCVIAAGAYGAATVSRRILYVQAAPAVLALVLLWLA; translated from the coding sequence ATGATCTTCATCGCCAACGCTCTGGTCGCGGTGGTCGCCGCGCTGCACGGGTTCTTTCTCGTGCTGGAGATGTTTCTCTGGGACAAGCCGTTGGGCCTGAAGATCTTCCGCAACACCATCGAGAAGGCTGGGGATTCGAAGGTGCTGGCCGCCAATCAGGGCCTGTATAATGGCTTCCTCGCGGCTGGCCTCGTTTGGGGCCTCATTCATCCTAATCCGGCCTTCGCGTTCCAGATCGAGGTGTTCTTCCTGCTCTGCGTGATCGCGGCCGGCGCCTATGGCGCGGCGACCGTCAGCCGCCGGATTCTCTATGTGCAGGCAGCGCCCGCGGTACTCGCCCTGGTCCTGCTCTGGCTGGCGTGA
- a CDS encoding methylated-DNA--[protein]-cysteine S-methyltransferase — protein MTMPEHFNLDRLPTPIGTALLVTDADGLLRALDWEDYELRMMQLLRLHYGVVHLNDARAPRDLRTALTGYFKGDLDRLAAIEWRVAGTPFQQKVWHALPKIAAGTTMSYGALAAKLLMPRAVRALGHANGSNPISVVLPCHRLIGANGSLVKYGGGLERKRWLLKHEGVAI, from the coding sequence ATGACGATGCCCGAACACTTCAATCTCGACCGCCTGCCGACGCCGATCGGGACCGCGCTGTTGGTCACCGACGCGGACGGCCTGCTCCGCGCGCTGGATTGGGAAGACTATGAGCTGCGCATGATGCAATTGCTGCGACTGCATTATGGCGTGGTGCATTTGAACGATGCGCGGGCGCCACGCGATCTACGCACGGCCTTGACCGGCTATTTCAAGGGCGACCTCGACCGCCTCGCCGCGATCGAATGGCGCGTCGCCGGCACGCCGTTCCAGCAGAAAGTCTGGCACGCGCTGCCGAAGATCGCGGCCGGGACGACGATGAGCTACGGCGCGCTCGCCGCAAAGCTCCTGATGCCGCGCGCCGTTCGCGCCCTCGGCCACGCCAACGGTTCAAATCCGATCAGCGTGGTGCTGCCCTGCCACCGCCTGATCGGCGCCAACGGCTCGCTGGTGAAGTATGGCGGCGGGCTGGAGCGCAAGCGCTGGCTGCTCAAGCACGAGGGCGTGGCGATTTAG
- a CDS encoding response regulator transcription factor, with the protein MSSPIISIIDDDGSVRAATHNLVRSLGYVVNTFASAEEFLRSPRLNDTSCVITDIRMPAMSGLDLQAHLLATGYRFPFIFVTAFSVESDRDRAMKAGATCFLSKPFDGETLIKCLEAALASNGRSATG; encoded by the coding sequence TTGTCCAGCCCGATCATATCAATCATCGACGATGACGGATCGGTTCGCGCCGCGACCCACAATCTCGTGCGGTCGCTCGGCTACGTCGTGAATACATTTGCGTCGGCCGAGGAATTCCTGCGATCGCCGCGCCTGAACGATACGTCATGCGTGATAACGGATATCAGAATGCCCGCCATGAGCGGGCTCGACCTGCAGGCTCATTTGCTCGCCACCGGGTACAGGTTTCCGTTCATCTTCGTCACGGCCTTCTCAGTCGAAAGCGACCGCGACCGCGCCATGAAGGCGGGAGCAACCTGTTTCCTGAGCAAGCCGTTCGATGGGGAAACGCTGATCAAGTGCCTCGAAGCCGCGCTGGCGTCAAACGGCCGGTCCGCAACCGGATAG
- a CDS encoding response regulator transcription factor — MTGRQASPSLAGAEDPIVFVIDDDASVREALSSLFRSVGLRVEAFGSAHEFLQCKLPNVPSCLILDIRLPRLSGLDFQAELAKADIQIPIIFMTGHGDIPMTVRAMKAGAVDFLTKPFRDQDMLDAVTAAIERDRNSRDEAKVLSNLHELFATLTPRERQVMALVTTGLMNKQIAAEIGLAEITVKIHRGHIMRKMGAKSLPDLVRMAELLGIGPASGQPQT; from the coding sequence GTGACCGGGCGCCAGGCATCGCCTTCCCTCGCAGGCGCCGAAGACCCGATCGTCTTCGTCATCGACGACGATGCGTCGGTACGTGAGGCACTGAGCAGTCTCTTCCGGTCAGTGGGGTTGCGCGTCGAGGCGTTCGGTTCGGCTCACGAGTTTCTGCAATGCAAGCTTCCGAATGTCCCCAGTTGCCTGATCCTCGACATCAGGTTGCCCCGCCTGAGCGGTCTCGACTTTCAGGCCGAACTCGCCAAGGCCGACATTCAGATCCCGATCATCTTCATGACGGGTCATGGCGATATTCCGATGACGGTCCGCGCCATGAAGGCCGGGGCCGTCGATTTTCTGACCAAGCCGTTCCGCGATCAGGACATGCTGGATGCCGTAACCGCGGCAATCGAACGCGACCGCAACAGCCGCGATGAAGCGAAGGTTCTCTCAAATCTGCACGAGCTTTTCGCGACCCTCACTCCCCGGGAGCGGCAGGTGATGGCGCTCGTGACGACGGGGCTCATGAACAAGCAGATTGCAGCCGAAATCGGCCTGGCCGAGATCACGGTGAAGATCCATCGCGGGCACATCATGCGGAAAATGGGGGCGAAGTCGCTGCCGGACCTGGTGAGGATGGCCGAGCTGCTCGGGATCGGACCCGCATCCGGTCAGCCGCAAACCTAA
- a CDS encoding PAS domain-containing sensor histidine kinase: MSVLMMREPTIKSWRSAEQWLLGSMALALGAVAGIWLLVGPVPMAVPHFAALALLIASLAASLILMGRVGRTRRQMEAMLRGRMSAEAHAIETLRNSEAQWKEVFEHNPVMYFMVDATGTVLSVNTFGAAQLGYSVSELLGKSVLKVFPAEEQRAAQSNVAVCLENIGQTHSWEICKVRKDGSSLWVRENAKAVRRLDNQLIVLIACEDITERKEAENALRQSEMYLAEAQRLSRTGSFGWRVASGEIIWSEETFRMFGYDKDPSIKHATIFQRVHPDDRARVEQTIDRASRDGKDFAHGYRLLMPDGSVKHVHATAHAVTDASGEMEFVGAVTDITARKRAEMKLHEAQATLAHVTRVTALGELAASIAHEVNQPLAAVVTNAAACRRWLDRDPPDLKEARGTLESIIKDGNRAGEVIQRVRALVNKAPDQKAPLNINDVINEVISLVQHELLNHRIWLRLELSSDLPLVVADRVQLQQVILNLVINGIEAMQPVMDRPRELMIRTCQDEARQIMVTVKDCGVGLATENADRLFDAFFTTKSGGMGMGLSICRSIVDAHGGRLSASGNTGPGATFSFTLPLDQEDAP, translated from the coding sequence GTGTCAGTGCTGATGATGCGTGAGCCGACGATAAAGTCCTGGCGCTCGGCCGAGCAATGGCTGCTCGGCAGCATGGCGCTGGCGTTGGGAGCGGTAGCCGGTATCTGGCTGCTGGTCGGTCCGGTCCCGATGGCCGTCCCTCATTTCGCCGCCCTCGCGCTGCTGATCGCTTCGCTTGCCGCCTCGTTGATCCTGATGGGCCGGGTGGGCCGCACGCGCCGGCAGATGGAAGCGATGCTTCGGGGCCGAATGAGCGCCGAAGCGCACGCGATCGAAACGCTGCGCAACAGCGAGGCGCAATGGAAGGAGGTGTTCGAGCATAACCCGGTGATGTACTTCATGGTCGATGCGACGGGGACCGTGCTGTCCGTCAACACGTTCGGCGCCGCACAGCTTGGCTACTCCGTCAGCGAATTGCTTGGAAAATCCGTGCTGAAGGTCTTTCCTGCCGAAGAGCAACGTGCCGCCCAGAGCAATGTTGCCGTATGCCTAGAGAACATCGGCCAAACCCATAGTTGGGAAATCTGCAAGGTTCGCAAGGACGGTTCGTCGCTCTGGGTTCGTGAAAACGCCAAGGCCGTGCGGCGGCTCGACAATCAACTGATCGTGCTGATCGCATGCGAGGACATCACCGAACGCAAGGAGGCTGAAAATGCCTTGCGGCAGAGTGAAATGTACCTGGCCGAAGCTCAGCGATTAAGCCGCACAGGCAGCTTCGGCTGGCGCGTCGCCAGCGGCGAAATCATCTGGTCGGAAGAAACATTCAGAATGTTCGGCTACGACAAGGACCCCTCCATTAAGCACGCCACGATCTTCCAGCGCGTTCATCCAGACGATCGCGCGCGCGTGGAACAGACCATCGACCGCGCGTCCCGCGACGGAAAGGACTTTGCGCACGGATATCGATTGCTGATGCCCGACGGCTCGGTCAAACATGTCCATGCCACCGCGCATGCCGTAACGGATGCGTCGGGCGAGATGGAATTTGTCGGCGCGGTGACCGATATCACGGCCCGCAAGCGAGCCGAGATGAAATTGCATGAAGCGCAGGCGACCCTCGCGCATGTCACGCGCGTGACCGCGCTTGGCGAACTTGCCGCGTCGATCGCCCATGAGGTGAACCAGCCGCTCGCCGCCGTCGTCACCAATGCGGCGGCATGCCGGCGCTGGCTCGATCGCGATCCTCCCGATCTGAAGGAAGCGCGCGGGACCCTGGAGTCAATCATCAAGGACGGCAATCGGGCCGGCGAAGTGATCCAGCGTGTCCGCGCGCTCGTGAACAAGGCTCCCGATCAGAAAGCGCCCCTCAACATCAACGATGTCATCAATGAGGTCATCAGCCTGGTGCAGCATGAACTGCTCAACCACCGGATATGGCTACGGCTGGAACTCTCCTCCGATCTCCCCCTCGTCGTCGCCGATCGGGTCCAGTTGCAACAAGTGATCCTGAACCTGGTCATCAACGGCATCGAGGCCATGCAACCGGTCATGGACCGGCCGCGGGAACTGATGATTCGGACGTGCCAGGACGAAGCCCGGCAGATCATGGTGACAGTGAAGGATTGCGGCGTCGGGCTCGCCACCGAGAATGCGGATCGGCTGTTCGACGCCTTCTTCACCACCAAATCCGGTGGCATGGGGATGGGCCTGTCGATCTGCCGCTCCATCGTCGACGCTCATGGCGGACGGCTGTCCGCGTCTGGAAATACCGGCCCTGGCGCGACATTCAGCTTCACCCTGCCGCTGGATCAGGAGGATGCACCGTGA
- a CDS encoding [protein-PII] uridylyltransferase, whose product MDSVVTEDRPEADDRFDTARVTAAVDALAEKHAGREDVFRSALAQLLKAEMIAARATAQAVLLKDRHGRRCAERLCFMQDEIIRILYSAATRHLYRSHVPSGAERMAVVATGGYGRGLMAPESDIDLLFILPYKQTAWGEQVAEAILYCLWDMGLKVGHATRSVDECIRQARGDMTIRTAILETRFLTGDQPLYDELVARFDKDVVQGTASEFVTAKLAEREERHRRAGQSRYLVEPNVKDGKGGLRDLHTLFWIAKYVYRVRETDELVERGVFDAQEYRTFRRCADFLWSVRCNLHFVSGRAEERLSFDMQREIAVRLGYTSHPGMQDVERFMKHYFLVAKDVGDLTAILCAKLEDEQAKPAPVLSRMVARLRPGAKRRRVPDSDDFIIDNNRINLAAPDVFKHDPVNLIRIFHLAQKNNLAFHPDAMRMVTRSLKLVNTQLRENPEANRLFMEILTSNDAETVLRRMNETGVLGHFIRAFGKIVSMMQFNMYHHYTVDEHLIRCIGFLQEIERGGNDEFTVASDLFRKIQPEHRAVIYIATLLHDVAKGRPEDHSIAGARVARRLCPRLGFSAADTELVAWLIEEHLTMSTVAQSRDLSDRKTIENFAAVVQSVEQMKLLTILTTADIRGVGPGVWNGWKAQLLRTLYYETEPVLTGGFSEVNRAQRIAVAQSEFRAAFTEWPEAELNAYIARHYPAYWLKVDLPRKIRQARFIRASEQAGHQLAINVGFDEARGVTELTILATDHPWLLSIIAGACASAGANIVDAQIYTTTDGRALDTIAISREYDRDEDEGRRATRIGEMIEHVLEGKLRLPEVVARKAANRGKVRAFVVEPEVTINNQWSDRYTVIEVSGLDRPGLLYQLTTAISKLNLNIASAHVATFGERARDVFYVTDLLGAQITAPTRQAAIKSALIHLLSSEDNVAKPAA is encoded by the coding sequence ATGGACAGCGTCGTGACTGAGGACCGCCCCGAGGCGGATGACCGTTTCGATACCGCGCGGGTTACCGCCGCGGTCGATGCCCTCGCCGAGAAACATGCCGGCCGCGAGGACGTGTTTCGCTCGGCGCTGGCGCAACTCCTGAAAGCCGAGATGATCGCAGCGCGCGCCACCGCGCAGGCGGTGCTGCTGAAGGACCGCCACGGCCGCCGTTGCGCCGAGCGGCTGTGCTTCATGCAGGACGAAATCATCCGCATCCTCTATTCGGCAGCGACGCGGCATCTCTATCGCTCGCACGTGCCCTCCGGCGCCGAGCGCATGGCTGTCGTCGCCACCGGTGGTTATGGCCGCGGGCTGATGGCGCCGGAATCCGACATCGATCTGTTGTTCATCCTGCCCTACAAGCAGACCGCCTGGGGCGAGCAGGTCGCTGAAGCCATTCTCTATTGCCTGTGGGACATGGGATTGAAGGTCGGCCACGCCACGCGTTCGGTCGACGAATGCATCCGCCAGGCGCGCGGTGACATGACGATCCGCACTGCGATCCTGGAGACGCGCTTTTTGACCGGCGACCAGCCGCTCTATGACGAACTGGTGGCCCGGTTCGACAAGGACGTGGTGCAGGGCACGGCTTCGGAATTCGTCACCGCCAAACTCGCCGAGCGCGAGGAGCGGCACCGCCGCGCCGGGCAGTCGCGCTACCTGGTCGAACCCAACGTCAAGGACGGCAAGGGCGGACTGCGTGACCTGCACACGCTGTTCTGGATCGCCAAATATGTCTATCGCGTGCGCGAGACCGACGAACTGGTCGAGCGCGGCGTGTTCGACGCGCAGGAATACCGCACCTTCCGCCGCTGCGCCGATTTCCTGTGGTCAGTGCGCTGCAATCTGCATTTCGTCTCGGGGCGCGCCGAGGAGCGGCTGTCGTTCGACATGCAGCGCGAGATCGCGGTCCGCCTCGGCTACACCTCGCATCCCGGCATGCAGGATGTCGAACGCTTCATGAAGCACTACTTCCTGGTGGCGAAAGACGTCGGCGATCTGACCGCGATCCTGTGCGCCAAGCTGGAAGACGAGCAGGCCAAGCCCGCGCCGGTGCTGAGCCGCATGGTGGCGCGGCTGCGGCCGGGCGCCAAGCGGCGGCGGGTGCCCGACAGCGACGACTTCATCATCGACAACAACCGCATCAACCTCGCCGCGCCCGACGTCTTCAAGCATGATCCGGTCAATTTGATCCGGATCTTCCATCTGGCGCAGAAGAACAACCTCGCCTTCCACCCCGACGCGATGCGCATGGTGACGCGCTCGCTGAAACTGGTGAACACCCAGCTTCGGGAGAACCCGGAAGCCAACCGTCTCTTCATGGAGATCCTGACCTCGAACGACGCCGAGACGGTGCTGCGGCGGATGAACGAGACCGGCGTGCTCGGTCACTTCATCCGCGCCTTCGGCAAGATCGTGTCGATGATGCAGTTCAACATGTACCACCATTATACGGTGGACGAGCATCTGATCCGCTGCATCGGCTTCCTGCAGGAGATCGAACGCGGCGGCAACGACGAATTCACGGTCGCGAGCGACCTGTTCCGCAAGATCCAGCCCGAGCATCGCGCGGTGATCTATATTGCGACGCTGCTGCACGACGTCGCCAAGGGTCGCCCGGAAGATCATTCGATCGCGGGCGCCAGGGTGGCGCGGCGATTGTGCCCGCGGCTCGGCTTTTCCGCCGCCGACACCGAGCTCGTGGCCTGGCTGATCGAAGAGCACCTGACGATGTCGACGGTGGCGCAGTCGCGCGACCTCTCCGACCGCAAGACGATCGAGAATTTCGCCGCCGTCGTGCAATCGGTCGAACAGATGAAGCTGCTGACCATCCTGACCACCGCCGACATCAGGGGCGTCGGCCCCGGCGTCTGGAACGGCTGGAAGGCGCAGCTCCTGCGCACGCTGTATTACGAAACCGAGCCGGTGCTGACCGGCGGCTTCTCGGAAGTGAACCGCGCGCAACGCATCGCCGTGGCGCAGTCCGAATTCCGCGCCGCGTTCACCGAGTGGCCGGAAGCGGAACTCAACGCCTATATCGCCCGGCATTACCCGGCCTACTGGCTCAAGGTCGATTTGCCGCGAAAGATCCGCCAGGCGCGCTTCATCCGCGCCAGCGAACAGGCCGGGCATCAGCTCGCGATCAATGTCGGCTTCGACGAGGCGCGCGGCGTCACCGAACTGACGATCCTTGCGACCGACCATCCGTGGCTGCTGTCGATCATTGCGGGAGCCTGCGCATCCGCCGGCGCCAACATCGTCGACGCGCAGATCTACACCACGACCGACGGCCGCGCGCTCGACACCATCGCGATATCAAGGGAATACGACCGCGACGAGGACGAGGGACGGCGGGCCACCCGGATCGGCGAGATGATCGAGCACGTGCTCGAAGGCAAATTGCGGCTGCCCGAGGTGGTGGCGCGCAAGGCCGCCAATCGCGGCAAGGTGCGCGCCTTCGTGGTCGAGCCCGAGGTCACCATCAACAACCAGTGGTCGGACCGCTACACCGTGATCGAGGTCTCCGGCCTCGATCGCCCCGGCCTGCTGTATCAGCTCACGACAGCGATCTCGAAGCTCAACCTCAACATCGCCTCCGCCCATGTCGCGACCTTCGGCGAACGCGCCCGCGACGTGTTCTACGTCACCGATCTGCTCGGCGCCCAGATCACCGCCCCGACCCGCCAGGCCGCGATCAAGAGCGCGCTGATCCATCTGCTCTCCAGCGAGGACAACGTCGCCAAGCCGGCGGCGTAG
- a CDS encoding aliphatic sulfonate ABC transporter substrate-binding protein has protein sequence MLRISRRAVAAVIALSTLLPGAAFAADPLKEIRIDWATYNPVSMILKQKGLLEKEFAKDGISIVWVQSAGSNKALEFLNAGSIDFGSTAGSAALVARINGNPIKSIYVYSRPEWTALVTGKDSKIASVADLKGKRVAVTRGTDPHIFLVRALLGAGLTEKDITPVLLQHADGKTALIRGDVDAWAGLDPMMAQAEVEEGAKLFFRKADANTWGILNVREQFLKDHPDAVRRVLAIYEEARKYSLANYDDLKKTFIGVTKLPEAVVDKQLKERTELTHSRIGAAQRESILAAGLALQQAGVVDAKVDVKATLDALIDDQVPLPTN, from the coding sequence ATGCTCAGGATTTCACGGCGCGCAGTGGCTGCGGTTATCGCGCTTTCAACCTTGCTGCCCGGCGCGGCCTTTGCCGCCGACCCGCTCAAGGAGATTCGCATCGACTGGGCGACCTACAATCCGGTGTCGATGATCCTCAAGCAGAAGGGATTGCTGGAGAAGGAGTTCGCCAAGGACGGTATCAGCATCGTCTGGGTGCAGTCGGCCGGTTCCAACAAGGCGCTCGAATTCCTCAACGCCGGCTCGATCGATTTCGGCTCGACCGCGGGCTCGGCGGCGCTGGTCGCCAGAATCAACGGCAACCCGATCAAGTCGATCTATGTCTATTCGCGCCCCGAATGGACCGCGCTGGTGACGGGGAAGGATTCCAAGATCGCCTCGGTTGCCGACCTCAAGGGCAAGCGTGTCGCGGTGACCCGCGGCACCGATCCGCACATCTTCCTGGTGCGCGCGCTGCTCGGCGCCGGTCTGACGGAAAAGGACATCACCCCGGTGCTGCTGCAGCACGCCGACGGCAAGACCGCGCTGATCCGCGGCGACGTCGATGCCTGGGCCGGCCTCGATCCGATGATGGCGCAGGCCGAAGTCGAGGAGGGCGCCAAACTGTTCTTCCGCAAGGCGGACGCCAACACCTGGGGCATCCTCAATGTGCGCGAGCAGTTCCTGAAGGATCATCCCGACGCCGTTCGCCGCGTGCTCGCGATCTACGAGGAGGCGCGCAAATATTCGCTGGCCAATTACGACGACCTGAAGAAGACCTTCATCGGCGTGACGAAGCTGCCGGAAGCGGTCGTCGACAAGCAGCTCAAGGAACGCACCGAACTGACCCACAGCCGCATCGGCGCAGCCCAACGCGAATCCATCCTCGCCGCGGGCCTCGCTTTGCAGCAGGCCGGCGTCGTCGATGCCAAGGTCGATGTGAAAGCGACGCTGG